The Pongo abelii isolate AG06213 chromosome 3, NHGRI_mPonAbe1-v2.0_pri, whole genome shotgun sequence DNA window cagtttcccgagtagctgggaccacaggcgcacaccactatgcccagctaatttttgtatttttagtagaggtggggtttcgccatgttggccaggctgttcttgaacccctggcctcaagtgatccatccgtctcagcctcccaaagtgctgggattacaggtgtgtcccactgtgcccagccctcagcTGGAAAGGTTTTCCAAATGTCAGAACATAATTAGTATACAGAAAATTTTAAGGTATTTACATATGTGTGAATAGGATGATCAAAAGAGCCAAAAAGAGCCAAAAGACAGTTGGCCCTTGGCATCCATAGCATTTCTGATCAAATTATTTCCCAGTGCAGTACTTGTAAATCTCACCAAGACTCTAGAGATGGTAAGCATACTGCAAAGAGTCTTCCAAGACCCACACTGCCTTTCATGGTACTCTAAATGGACTTTATAGATTTGTCTCCAGTCTTAGACTGTTCTCACTGCATGTTTAATGGATGGACTGTGCTATCCAACTAGATGTGCTAAGGCCATAACAGTGGAAAAGAAACTAACAACTGAGATTATTTCTTGTTTTGGCATTGCTTTATGAATTGAATCAGATAAAGGAACTCACTTTACAGCAGAATTAAATCAGTTGCTTGCAAAACTCTTGGATATTCATTAAAATTGTATACCCCCTACTATCCTCAATCCTGAAGGCAAGTGAAACATAAAAATCTAAACATAAAATGAACTCTAGGAAAAAATCTGTCAATAAACTGGACTCAGACGGCCAGAAGCATTACCCTTGGTCCTTATAAAGATCTGGAATACTGAccggtatggtggctcatggctgtaatcccaacactttgggaggctgagacaggatgatcagttgaggccaggggttcaagaccagcctgggcaacaaagtgagatccccatctctacaaaaaataagaaacaaacaaaaaaggtctGGAATACTCCAAATAGGAGGACTAACtgcttttgaaatagtttttggCTACTCTGTGCCTACTGGCATCTCTAAAACTTTCATAGATTGAATGCGCATTGTGGGGACTTCAGTGAACAATTCAAAACTGTGACTAATTATATACAATAATTAGTATACTTGGAGCATATTTTCAACAGGTAAAAATGTGTGGTTTTCACTAATAGACCCTGCCATCTTTTCAACCAGGTGATCAAGTATATCTCAAAGTTTTTAGAAGAAAAGATGTAACCTCCCTGGAAAAAGAAGAGACTTTATGAAGTACTGCTAACCACCTACATAGTCATCAAAATAAAATTCCTGAATTTGTACAAGCCACAGCAAGCTAGATTGAGATCATCACATGACAACTGGAAGGCCAAGCCTATGGGTTACCTCAAATTAAGGAATTTCAGCACCTGCTCACAGGAGGTGAGCAGGAGGAAATTCATCTCCATGAGCAGATGAAGTAGACAGCTTTACTCAGTATCTCACACCAAGAACTTCCTCTCCAACTCCAACTAGCTGAAACATCTTCCCTCCTCGACCTGGAAAATTCTCTGACTTAGAAATTTAAACAAAACCCTCCCCTTTCATTGAATCTCCATTGTCTGGAGTTTGCTTGTCTTAACCTAGCCTGTTCTCCCTCTGTTCCTCCACTATGGGCTCCCTTTCAAACTATGCCCTGCTTCAACTAACCTTTACTGCTTTTTTGACAATTCTAGTACAACCTCAACACCTGCTTGCTCCAGTTTTCCGGACACTATCTATCTTGACTAATCAGTCTAATTGCTGGTTATGTGAACATCTAGATAATGCAGAACAACCCGAACTAGTTTTTGTTCCTTCCAGTGCAAGCACCTGGTGGACCTATTCTGGACAATGGATGTATGAAAGGGTGTGGTATCCACAAGCAGAAGTACCGAATCCCTCTACTTCCTCCTATGGTAAAGTGACTCGGCACTGGGAAGCCTCCATGGAAGCTCAAGGTCTATCCTTTGCTCAAGTAAGGTTATTGGAGGGAAATTTTTCTCTTTgcgtagaaaataaaaatggcactGGACCCTTCCTAGGTAATATACCTAAACAATACTGTAATCAAATACTATGGTTTGATTCTACAGATGGCACCTTCATGCCCTCTATAGATGTTACAAATGAATCCAGGAATGATTATGATGATACAAGTGTTTGCCTAGGCACTAGACAATGTTCCTGGTTTGCAGGTTGCACAAACCGGACCTGGAACAGCTCAGCTGTTCCCTTGATTGGTCTGCCCAATACCCAAGACTACAAATGGGTAGATCGAAATTCTGGATTGACCTGGTCAGGTAATGACACCTGTCTCTATAGCtgccaaaaccaaaccaaaggcCTTCTGTACCAGCTGTTTCGCAACCTATTTTGCTCTTATGGCCTGACAGAGGCACATGGGAAATGGAGATGTGCAGATGCCAACATAACTAATGACAAAGGTCATGATGGACACCAGACCCCCACCTGGTGGCTCACAGGTTCCAATCTGACCTTGTCTGTGAACAactctggcctcttttttttgtgCGGCAATGGGGTGTACAAAGGGTTTCCACCTAAATGGTCTGGGCGATGTGGACTTGGGTATCTTGTACCTTCCCTCACCAGATACCTCACCTTAAATGCTAGCCAAATTACAAACCTGAGATCCTTCATTCATAAAGTAACACCACATAGATGCACCCAACGAGACACAGACGATCCACCTCTGTATTGCAACCCCAaagacaattcaacaataagGGCCCTTTTTCCAAGTTTGGGAACTTATGATTTAGAAAAGGCAATTCTAAACATTTCCAAAGCAATGGAACAGGAATTCAGTGCCACTAAGCAGACCTTGGAAGCACACCAATCAAAAGTTAGCAGTTTAGCCTCTGCATCCCAAAAGGATCATGTCTTGGATATACCGACCACCCAACGACAAACGGCTTGTGGAACTGTTGGCAAACAGTGTTGCCTCTATATAAATTATTCAGAAGAAATAAAGTCTAATATACAGCGTCTCCACGAAGCATCCGAGAACCTGAAGAATATACCGTTACTTGATTGGGAAGGCATATTTGCAAAAGTGGGAGACTGGTTCAGATCATGGGGCTATGTGCTTTTAATTGTTCTTTTCtgcttattcatctttgttttaatcTATGTTCGTGTCTTTCGCAAATCTCGCAGATCCCTTAACTCCCAACCTCTGAACCCAGCCTTATCTCCACAGCAATCAGCACAGCTCCTTGTCAGTGAAACTTCATGTCAAGTTTCAAATAGGGCAATGAAAGGACTAACAACCCATCAATATGACACAAGTCTACTTTGAGAATATCTGAACAAACAGCAGCTGCAGATAAAAAGCCTTAGCTAAACTTTGATGAGTAAAGCAGGCCTTACTGAGAATTCAGCTGCCAAAACCCTCCTCTGAGTGTTCCTCTTATAAGAGCACTTAGCACTAGGACCTCCCAAGGTATTGTAAATAAGCCTTATCAGAACTTTTCATAGTTTCACCCTGAAGCCTTAAGACACACACCATTAAGCTGATCTGTAAACCCTTACCCCTTGCTGTTCAGAGAGCTACTCTTTATAGTGTTCTTGCAtgcatatataataaatgtttttttctattgatttgttAATTTGCAAGCCCCCAAACACTGGAACTAAGTTGGGGGCAGGATAGTTTCTCCCAACAGCACTTTGTAGGCTTCTGGATAGACCAAAGAGTGTGTTTGAATAGATAAGGGAATTTTGTTCCCTTGATTTTGGTTGAAGGTAGAAGAATCTAATGTACACATACACAGGACTATGTCCTTAAATTTGTCTCAAAGAATAAATATTGGGTAGTCATCAGAATTGACTGAAAACTTACTTTAGGGAGAAAGCCACAAATAATTTAGGCTGGTATGATCTGAGCTTTCCTGACTTCCCATGGGCATTTTAGTGGTCTAATGGAATGTTAGTCTGATATGCATTTTAGCCATCTTATGACATGGGCCGCAAGTGGAAGTACGATGTAGGGAGTGTTGAGGTGGCATCTATTATATCAAATGCTTCACTCTGCCCAGTCCTCTGGTGAGTTCCTTACATGCATCTTTCTAGTTAATCCTCTCAGTGTTCATATTTTACAGATTAATCAACTCAAAGGGTAGATAGCTTGCTAAAGATTATACTATTACTGAAAAATAGCAAGATGCAGAACAGGGTACCTagtatgttactttttttttttttttgaggcagagtctggccctttcacccaggctggagtgcagtggctcgatctcggctcactgcaacctctgccccctgggttcatgccattctcctgcctcagcctcccgagtagctgggactacaggcgcctgccaccacgcctgaccaattttttgtatttttagtagagacggggtttcaccgtgttagccaggatggtctcagtctcctgacctcatgatccacccacctcagcctcccaaactactgggattataggtgtgagtcactgcacccagcctagtatgttactttttattttaaaaaaggtgaaatgatatgtatatgtgtatgtatttgcaaataaaacaggaaaagccATTCACAATTGAAAGTGATTACATGTAAGAGGAATGGACAGTGAGATTCTCACCTCCTTTTTAAGGTTGcacataaacaaatttatgaaCATAGCAGATTGATAATTTATTAACAGAATAATCATTTCAAGTTACATTAAGAAAACAtggatggccaggcgtggtggctcacgcctgtaatcccagcactttgggaggccaaggtgggcagatcacgaggtcaagagatcaagaccatcctggccaacatggtgaaaccccatctctaccaaaaatacaaaaattagctgggcatggtggcaggcacctgtagtcccagccactcaggaggctgaggcaggaggatcgcttgaacccaggaagcggaggttgcagtcagccgagatcgcaccactgtattccaacctggcaacagagcaagattctgtggcaaaaacaaacaaacaaacaacaacaaaaaaaaacacagactgggtgtggtggctcatgcctgtaattccagcactttgcaaggctgaggcaggtggattgcttgagcccaggagttggaaatcagcctgggcaacatggcgaaaccctgtctctacaaaaaattagccaggtgtggtggcacgtacctatagtcccagctacccaggaggctgacgtgggaggatcacgtgaggctGGGAGGTCggggctgctgtgagccaagattgtgccactgcactccagcctgggtgatggggtgagctcctgtctcaaaaagataaagaaaagaaaactcatacTCTGGAACAATAGAACCCTTATAGATGGGTTTATTGTTCATAGTAATGTTGATATCAAAAGAAGgtagggtgcagtggcttatgcctgtaatcccagcactttgggaggccaaggcaggcagatcacctgaggtcaggagttcgagaccagcctgaccaacgtggagaaaccctgtctctactaaaaaaaaaaaaatacaaaattagccaggcctggtggtgtatgcctgtaatcccagctactcaggaggctgaggcaagagatcacttgaatccaataggcggagattgcggtgagccgagatcgcgccattgcactccagcctaggcaacaagagcgaaactatgtctcaaaaaaaaacccccaaaaacacaacacacagacacacacaaaagaagGTAAGAAAAACTTTCAGCAATATAGGATACAAGAGAAAGGCTCCTTGAGCTGAAAGACATAGGACTTCCTGTGTTTGTTATGCAATATACATTGAAACTAGAGAAGCCATTAAAAGATAATGCAACTTTCAGTATTGGGTATTTGTGATGcttggttctttctttctttctttctttcctttctttctctctctctttctttctttctctcattctttctttctttctttccttttttttgacggagtttcactcatgttgcccaggctggagtgcagtggcacaatctcagctcactggaacctccgcctgctgggttcaagtgatcctcctgcctcagcctcctgagtagcagggattacaggcacgcaccaccatgcccagctaattttgtgtatttttagtagagatggggtttctccatgttggtcaggctggtcttgaactcccaacctcaggtgatccgcctgccttggcctcccaaagtgctgggattacaggtgtgagccaccgcacctggcctggtccTCATTTCACAATGTCAAGTACGAATACAAAGTGAAGAGGAAATATGAAATAAAGAGGCAGTCATTGGAATGTTAGAAAATGTCTTATTAATTTAGGATAAAGTTTCATCAAATAGCATGACTGATTTTGAGGTGTGTTAAGCTGCACAATATTGGATTAAAGTAAGGTTTGTAGGGCATGAAAAGTTATAGGAAATAGTTTCAACATTACTAGTGATGGACACAGAGGTATTTCTGATTTTCAAAACtcataggggaaaaaaatcctctTTCCATTGTTATGCATCAGAAGGAACACAAAATAGGTTGGTTGGCAAAAACATTTATTAGCCAGCTCAAAGGCTCACCAGATGTTTTACCTTCCTATTTCctgatatatttattaattagaaGCTTAAGGAAAATTGTTATCCAATATTTTTTATCAGTGTGGACTCATGGATATATATATTGTTCTTTGGGTTGTAATCCAGTACTATCATACTGTTGCTCAAAGTGTTGCAGCTTTGGCCTTTGAGAGCTCTTGAAAAATTGGTTCCTCTTTCCTTTTGACATGCCTCTCcctatgtgttttttgtttgtttggccttatttttttttcagcacttcCTTACTCTCCAGTGCTCCAATATGCTGCAagctcatcttttatttttcctgcccAGCCCTAgaatcagtgattttttttcccaagaaaccATTGTTCCCTGTACTGAAAAATggttttagaaaccaagatctgggcacaagatgtgctcattgctactgcTACTAGGTTATCACTGTGTAGGCCCCCTCAGTGGACACAGCTAGGAAATGTTTGTATGTATACACAGATACCTGTACATCTATACCTACAGTTTATTGAAATAAACCAGTTTATACTGATATCTGCAACTCTCATTCAGCACCACAGGATTCATTCTAGCCTCACCTTACCCCTTGCttatttgtaacttttctgtTGCTGAGAAACCTGTCTCCTATTATCTaagatttatttgcttatttgttaaaCTCTACTATATGTGTAAACTAGTTACATAACATAGTTACATAATTGCTAACCTGTCCCTTTATGAGAAACAAAGTAACCAATTAGAATACAGCATTTGCTTTTTTGTCTTTAGCTTTGCAGTATTCAGTCAAGACATTGTTTTTGAAAGTTAAATCATCTTCTCAatttatatataggtatatacacatatgtgtatatatattcacttCTTTAAAAGTTAACCCATCATTATTGGCATCTAGAGAATCTACATACAAAGTACAAGCAAACAAGAAAACGCTAAATTCACTTAAATCATGAAAAGTAATTGGGCTAGCCTCCTCATACAATTCTAATGATAGTTACACAGATGGACTACTGAAGAAcaaatactttttattcttttgattgtTATCTATGACTTTATacaggatatatattttttaatttctccacaGAAAGCTTCAGAAGATGAGTATTTAAATGTAGCCATCTTAACCAGCAATCAGTACTACCACAAGGAATATTTCAGGGGTGGCAACAACCCTGCAATAATCCTGCAGCATGGGTCGCTTTGCTTTCAAAACCTAGAGGTGCACAAAGTCAAAGGTGAAGAAAATGTGCATTCACAGttaagaaaatattatgctaTACAGTAATTACAACTGTGAGGGAATATATGCAATAAAGATAATTGTTTGGGAGGAAatgtggatgatttttttttctgttttcctaacgAATGCCTTAGGACATAATACTTTTTGAGTGAGATCTTTGTGGTGACATAATAATTCTGTATCTGAATTGTGATGGTTCCATGAATTTACACATGACAAAATGACATAGAATGATGTAATATTGGCACACACAGCTCAATGTcaattttctagttttgtttttgtgctATAGTGACTTCCACTTGGGGGAATTTGGGTGAAGGCTACGTGGAATCTCtctgcactatttttttttcgaATATATAATTCAGagtaaaaagctttaaaaagtaaTAGTATTTTACATCCTCAAATTAAAcagatgtataaatatatacatatatagtttatgTATGTTAAAGCTAGTTGCCTTTTTcaatgagtttcttttttctgtattaaaCTATCCTTCAGAAAGGTTGAAGCAAATGTACCATGTATAATaggatatttaaaatttcatttccatTGGCTGAGTAATTTCACTGGAAATGTATCTTAAGGAAATACTCTGCCCTTTCATACCTTCTGTCTTCCTAATAATTTCTACAAAGATATTCAAAAAACCATTTTGCCAAATAAATGGTCTATAAATTTCTTAACACATCGTGCAGTGCCAGTCTTAATGGTTGGCCACTCCCTCTTTCCAAACACCTTCCCTGAATCACAGTGTGATGCTTAATTTttgtgtcagcttgactgggctACAGAACACCTAGATATTTGATTAAACAGTATTCTGAGTGTTTCTGTAAAAGTGTTTTGGGATGAAATTAACACTTAAATGGGAATAGTGAGTAAAGCAGATTTATCTCCCTAATGTGAGTCGGCCTtatccaatcagctgaaggcctaAAGAGAATAAGAGGGCTGACCCTCCCCTGAGGAAGAGAATTCTTCCTGCTTGACTGCCTGTGAATTTGACCTTTCCCCCTTGCCTTCAGCTGTTTCTGGGTCTCAAGCCTACCAGGCCTTAAACAGGAACTACACAATTGGCTCTCTTGAGTCTCTAGCAATGATTCCCAAATCTGTATCTCAAACCTGGATTTCTCTACTCAACTCCAAACTCATGTCTCTTTGTACTTATCTGTCATCTCCCCTTGGATGCTGAAGAGGCATCTCAACCTTAGCATGGACAAACTTCACTTTCAGCTCCCTCCCCCAGACTTATTCTTCAGTTTTCCTTATCTCAATGAATAATGACACTATCCACCTAGTTGCTCATGCCAAAACTCAGGTGGTCTTTCactattcctttctttcccttttgtcCAACACATCCAATCAACCAGCAAGCTCCTTCAACTCAATTTCCACAACACAGTCAGAATAATCTATCAGCATTACCCCACTTTAAACCACCACTTCCTCTAGCCACTTTGGAAACCTACTGTGTTTAATCTTATCCCCCTAAAAATCTATTCTTTGTGCTTTAGGCAAATGGGGACTTTAGAAAACATAACCAGTAtcacttggccaggcacagtggctcatgcctgtaacccagcattttgggaggccaaggtgggcggatcacttgaggtcaggagttgaagaccagccgggccaacatggagaaaccccgactctacaaaaaaatacaaaaatgagggccaggcatgtggctcatgcctgtaatcccagcaatttgggacaCCAAGGGGGGtagatcaaaaggtcaggagatcaagaccatcctggctaacacagtgaaacctgtctctactaaaaatacaaaaaattagctgggcgtggtggcacacacctgtagtcccagctactcaggaggctgaggcaggagaatcgcttgaaccggggaggcggaggttgcagtgagccaagatcatgtcactgcactccagcctgggtgacagagcgagacaccgtctcaaaaaaaaaaaaaaaaaaaaacaaaaattagccaggtgtggcggtcgcctgtaatcccagctgctcaggaagctgagtcaggagaattgcttgaacccggaggcagaggttacagtgagccaagatcacgccactgtactccagcctgggcgacacagtgagacccagtcaaaaaaaaaaaaaaaaaagaaagaaagaaagaaaaagaaacaaagaaaagaaaagaagaaaacataaccAGTATCACATAACTTTCTATAAGAAAAGTCTTCAAGGGCTTATCATTGAAGAATAGAATCCAAACTCTTTACACAGCCCATAAACCCATATATGATCAGATACTTCGATTTCCCATGTTTGTTCTATCTTGAGACTTTTGTTATAGctgttcctctgcctggaatacttCCCCTGtgtccatcttcacatggcttgAGTTATTGTCACTAAGGTCTCAGTTTAAATATTACCTTTGGGAGGCTTCCCAATCTGAAGAAATACTGTAGTCCCTTAATGGCATGGTGCATTACCTGGTATTTTATCTTTCATCTCTAGAATAAATGAGGGATAGTAGGTACTATAGCCATCAGACAGCATAGCATTAAAAGAAAGTAGGAACTTTTGAGTGGGAATAAAATTGGTCCTttcataatctttatttttatcaagTTGAATGATTTCTTAATTTTCACTTATTCgtccattcattcaaaaaatattaattggccggcatggtggctcacacctgtaatcccagcactttgggaggccgagatgggtggatcacctgaggtcaggagtccaagaccagcatggccaacatgatgaaaccccgtctctactaaaaatacaaaaattagttgggcatggtggtgggcgcctgtaatcccaactactcgggaggctgaggtgagagaatcgcttgaacccgggaggaggttgcagtgagccgagattgcaccattgcactccagcctgggcaacaagagtgtaactccatctaaaaaacacactatatatatatgtgtgtatatatatatatgtgtgtgtatatatatatgtataaattgaGTATTAAGTATTTCCAATGTGCTAGTCATGGTTCTAGGTGTTGGacatatagcagtgaacaagacagacattgtatcaatagaaacaaacaattcacaaatttaaaaatcacacttTGAAAAGTGCcatagtgaaaataaaaacagtgataTGGTTGAGAGTAGCTGGAAGGCTACCTGTACAGGCAGCAGAGCACAGCAATTAAATAAAAGCACTTATAAGCTACTTTCTTGCTGTATATTGAGATTTTTACCCAACTTTGCTGGGATTCAGTTTTCTTGCTATAAGATGGGAATGATAATAGAATCTCTCTCATTGGGTTCTTGTGAGAATATTTTGAGTTTTGTATGTAAAGGGTTagaaagtgcctggcatatagaaatatattttggttttgttttaggtttgttgttgtttttaggcagggtctcactctgtcacctagtctggagtgcagtggcaaccatggctcactctgatgtctgcctcctgggatcaagcaatcctcccacctcagcctcccaagtagctgggactacagatgtgcaccaccatgcccagctaatttttgtatttttgtgggtaaagacagggtttcaccatgttgcccagtctagtcttCAACTTGtgggcttgagtgatccacctgccttggcctcccaaagtgctcggattacaggtgtgagccaccacacccagcctctagtctttgttttgctttgtttttattactttaaactGAGGGCTCAGATAAAGCTTCTCAGAGAAAGAACTATGCAGGCTGGAATCTAAAGCATGTGAAGAATCCTGTCTTGTAAAGATGGGGGATTGTGAAGAGCATTCCAGACAAAAGAAACTGCTGGTAGAGgttggtcatggtggctcacgcctgtaatcccagcactttgggagaccaaggcaggtggttgacctgaggtcaggagttcgagaccagcctggccaacatggcaaaaccctgtctctactaaaaatacaaaaaaattagccaggcatggtggtgggcacctataatcccagctactcgggaggctgaggcaggagaatcgcttcaacccctggggcggaggttgcaatgagctgagatagccatttcactccagcctgggggaaagaaaaaaactccatcttggggggaaaaaaaagtggctgggtgcggtagctcacgcctgtaatcctaagcactttgggaggccaaggtgggtggatcacctgaagtcaggagttcgagaccagcctgaccaacatggagaaacccgtatctactaaaaatacaaaaaattagccaggcgtggtggtgcatgcctgtaatcccagctactcaggaggctaaggcaggagaatcgcttgaacctgggaggcgggggttgcagtgagccaagattgtgccattgcactccagcctgggcaataagagtgagaccatctcgaaagaaaaagagaaagagagagagagagagataaaaaagaaaagaaaagaaaagaaaacagctggTACAAAGACTCAGGTGGGACCCAGCACAGGACATATCAATGGCTGAAGTAGAGTGGCATAAAGTGAGTGATCATGTGAAACCTTACGAACCATGAGTAgggatttggattttattttagtgCACTGGGAAGGCAATGGAGAGTATTAAGTGTGAGAGTTGACCCTGTCTTATTAAGTTCT harbors:
- the ERVMER34-1 gene encoding endogenous retroviral envelope protein HEMO isoform X1, whose translation is MGSLSNYALLQLTFTAFLTILVQPQHLLAPVFRTLSILTNQSNCWLCEHLDNAEQPELVFVPSSASTWWTYSGQWMYERVWYPQAEVPNPSTSSYGKVTRHWEASMEAQGLSFAQVRLLEGNFSLCVENKNGTGPFLGNIPKQYCNQILWFDSTDGTFMPSIDVTNESRNDYDDTSVCLGTRQCSWFAGCTNRTWNSSAVPLIGLPNTQDYKWVDRNSGLTWSGNDTCLYSCQNQTKGLLYQLFRNLFCSYGLTEAHGKWRCADANITNDKGHDGHQTPTWWLTGSNLTLSVNNSGLFFLCGNGVYKGFPPKWSGRCGLGYLVPSLTRYLTLNASQITNLRSFIHKVTPHRCTQRDTDDPPLYCNPKDNSTIRALFPSLGTYDLEKAILNISKAMEQEFSATKQTLEAHQSKVSSLASASQKDHVLDIPTTQRQTACGTVGKQCCLYINYSEEIKSNIQRLHEASENLKNIPLLDWEGIFAKVGDWFRSWGYVLLIVLFCLFIFVLIYVRVFRKSRRSLNSQPLNPALSPQQSAQLLVSETSCQVSNRAMKGLTTHQYDTSLL
- the ERVMER34-1 gene encoding endogenous retroviral envelope protein HEMO isoform X2, which translates into the protein MYERVWYPQAEVPNPSTSSYGKVTRHWEASMEAQGLSFAQVRLLEGNFSLCVENKNGTGPFLGNIPKQYCNQILWFDSTDGTFMPSIDVTNESRNDYDDTSVCLGTRQCSWFAGCTNRTWNSSAVPLIGLPNTQDYKWVDRNSGLTWSGNDTCLYSCQNQTKGLLYQLFRNLFCSYGLTEAHGKWRCADANITNDKGHDGHQTPTWWLTGSNLTLSVNNSGLFFLCGNGVYKGFPPKWSGRCGLGYLVPSLTRYLTLNASQITNLRSFIHKVTPHRCTQRDTDDPPLYCNPKDNSTIRALFPSLGTYDLEKAILNISKAMEQEFSATKQTLEAHQSKVSSLASASQKDHVLDIPTTQRQTACGTVGKQCCLYINYSEEIKSNIQRLHEASENLKNIPLLDWEGIFAKVGDWFRSWGYVLLIVLFCLFIFVLIYVRVFRKSRRSLNSQPLNPALSPQQSAQLLVSETSCQVSNRAMKGLTTHQYDTSLL